Proteins encoded together in one Planctomicrobium piriforme window:
- a CDS encoding dicarboxylate/amino acid:cation symporter: protein MTATTPTASTGLWGRWCAIPLYLRILAGLAVGVVTGVILGERAVALEIPAKIILQLLGALAPPLILVAVTHVLMTTEITGKTAGKLAFLLILNTTVAILIGLTVANTLKPGTWSKLEPPAKAVHEATKKSPIELIVDNVPKSILGPLGDRQNVIGVIIIAIAFGVSLRTVRTRPLTTIQDLVEIAYHVLLTMLHWIIQLVPIGVFAIVAKVIGTEGFSPLLAMGAFIIAVLVALLLQACWYLLRIKFFSWPRPLDVVRGMRDALVMAFSTDSSTATMPVTYACLKEKVGVREESASMGALVGANFNNDGTALYEAMSALFVAQLIGQHLTLWHQLLVVLTSIIASVGAAGIPEAGLVTMTLVFTAVGLPTEYIALLLTVDWFLDRCRTTINVMGDVNVACLLDGRVKPPTAEVPVPVVAIEDV from the coding sequence TGCAACGACGCCGACGGCCTCAACCGGCCTGTGGGGACGGTGGTGTGCGATCCCGTTGTATCTGCGGATTCTCGCCGGACTCGCCGTGGGGGTCGTGACCGGCGTCATCCTGGGAGAACGGGCGGTCGCCCTTGAGATCCCGGCCAAGATCATTCTGCAGTTGCTGGGGGCGCTGGCTCCGCCGTTGATTCTGGTCGCGGTCACCCATGTGCTGATGACGACTGAGATCACAGGCAAGACGGCCGGAAAGCTGGCCTTTCTACTCATCCTGAATACGACAGTGGCGATTCTCATTGGCCTCACGGTCGCCAACACGCTCAAGCCGGGGACATGGTCCAAACTCGAACCGCCTGCCAAGGCCGTTCATGAGGCGACAAAAAAGTCACCGATCGAACTGATTGTCGACAACGTGCCCAAAAGCATTCTCGGTCCCCTGGGAGACCGCCAGAATGTGATTGGGGTGATTATCATTGCGATTGCCTTCGGCGTGTCGTTGCGGACGGTTCGCACAAGACCACTGACGACCATTCAAGATCTGGTCGAGATTGCATATCACGTCCTGCTGACGATGCTGCACTGGATCATTCAACTGGTGCCAATTGGCGTCTTCGCCATTGTTGCCAAAGTGATCGGGACTGAAGGCTTTAGTCCCTTACTGGCGATGGGGGCGTTCATTATCGCGGTGTTGGTGGCCTTGCTGCTGCAGGCTTGCTGGTACCTGCTGCGGATCAAGTTCTTTTCCTGGCCGCGCCCTCTGGATGTGGTGCGAGGGATGCGCGACGCACTGGTGATGGCCTTCTCCACCGACAGTTCGACCGCGACCATGCCGGTGACGTATGCCTGTCTGAAGGAAAAGGTGGGAGTGCGGGAAGAATCGGCAAGCATGGGGGCGCTCGTCGGAGCCAACTTCAACAATGACGGCACAGCGCTCTATGAAGCGATGTCGGCCCTCTTTGTCGCACAACTGATCGGCCAGCATCTGACGCTCTGGCACCAGCTTCTCGTCGTGTTGACGTCCATTATCGCGTCGGTCGGCGCGGCAGGCATTCCCGAAGCAGGCCTGGTGACGATGACGCTCGTCTTCACTGCGGTCGGCCTGCCGACGGAATATATCGCCCTGCTGCTCACAGTCGACTGGTTCCTCGACCGCTGCCGGACCACGATCAACGTCATGGGGGACGTGAACGTCGCCTGTCTGCTGGATGGAAGAGTGAAGCCGCCGACCGCCGAGGTGCCGGTGCCGGTTGTTGCGATTGAAGACGTTTGA